A section of the Veillonella criceti genome encodes:
- a CDS encoding metal-sensitive transcriptional regulator gives MLNDMEIDKLSRRLRRIKGQVEGIEKMIDDHRYCVEVLQQIGAVRAALYQVGLIMLESHSRSCVVEAIKKGKEDDAITELMGVYKSLHK, from the coding sequence ATGTTAAATGATATGGAAATAGATAAATTAAGTCGTCGTTTACGTCGAATTAAAGGGCAAGTAGAAGGTATTGAAAAGATGATTGATGATCATCGCTATTGTGTAGAAGTATTGCAACAAATTGGGGCCGTACGAGCTGCTTTATATCAGGTAGGGCTTATTATGTTAGAAAGTCATTCCCGTTCTTGTGTTGTAGAAGCTATAAAAAAAGGTAAAGAAGATGATGCTATTACAGAATTAATGGGTGTGTATAAATCGTTACATAAATAA
- a CDS encoding YigZ family protein, producing MESYITISEEHRIEYIVEKSRFIATAIPCTTEVEAQAAIARITKEFWDATHNCTAYALGPRQEQQRSSDNGEPSGTAGKPMLEVLKKTGITNTLIVVTRYFGGIKLGAGGLIRAYSHSAAEVIHNAPKTLHAPRQLVAITIDYGLYGAVERYLQDENYYYETNFTDTVTITIYVEPKRLTQLETRLANLTSGQHNWTLLDEKLVALPYTDTSN from the coding sequence ATGGAATCCTATATAACTATCAGCGAAGAGCATCGCATCGAATATATTGTAGAAAAATCGCGTTTTATTGCTACCGCCATTCCCTGCACAACTGAAGTAGAAGCGCAAGCTGCTATAGCGCGTATCACTAAAGAATTTTGGGATGCTACTCATAATTGTACTGCCTATGCCTTAGGACCACGCCAAGAACAACAACGCTCTTCTGATAATGGTGAACCTTCAGGCACAGCTGGTAAACCGATGCTAGAAGTACTAAAAAAGACGGGAATTACAAATACCCTCATTGTCGTGACACGATACTTTGGTGGTATCAAATTAGGCGCTGGTGGACTGATTAGAGCCTATTCCCATAGTGCTGCCGAAGTCATCCATAATGCACCTAAAACATTACATGCACCTCGACAACTCGTTGCTATTACCATCGACTATGGCCTATATGGTGCCGTAGAACGTTATTTACAGGATGAAAATTATTACTATGAAACTAATTTTACCGACACCGTCACTATCACTATATATGTTGAACCAAAACGCTTAACACAACTAGAAACGAGGCTAGCCAATTTAACTAGCGGCCAGCATAACTGGACTCTTTTAGACGAAAAATTGGTGGCCCTCCCCTATACTGATACATCTAATTAA
- a CDS encoding LysR family transcriptional regulator codes for MDTSYYYNFIILVQTGNMTQAANILHITQPALSKQLKYLEAEFGTPLLHIKRGQRGANFRLTEAGRIFYEKAQQLCAIEEATYADVKRLNSTVEGTLRISSSASRSTGLIQQYLQDFSHKYPSVHYEVYEGLMSDVTESLLNGRAEIGLCNSQMVDTNRFDILFTQPESLYAVFRNDVFWNTQEKETLTWDEIARCPLSLSGGSVRMLMQSASRLFNNLNVISVTTTKSSAIEWAQLGRTVAIIPMDLQEKVHGRKMTRIRLPELATGFHKSFITIKGHSPSLVAKQFLEFYQGIM; via the coding sequence ATGGACACATCATACTATTACAATTTTATTATTCTCGTTCAAACTGGCAATATGACTCAAGCAGCTAATATTTTACACATCACACAACCTGCTTTGAGTAAACAACTCAAATACTTAGAAGCCGAGTTTGGTACGCCCCTCTTGCATATAAAACGCGGTCAACGAGGGGCTAATTTTCGTCTCACTGAAGCAGGTCGTATATTCTATGAAAAAGCACAACAATTATGTGCCATTGAAGAAGCCACTTATGCGGATGTGAAACGTTTAAATTCTACAGTTGAAGGTACACTGCGAATTAGTTCGTCAGCCTCCCGTTCAACAGGCTTAATACAACAATATTTGCAAGACTTTTCCCATAAATATCCATCCGTGCATTATGAGGTCTACGAAGGGCTTATGAGTGATGTAACCGAATCCCTATTAAACGGCCGTGCTGAAATCGGCTTATGTAACTCTCAAATGGTCGATACAAACCGATTCGACATTCTCTTTACCCAACCAGAATCACTATATGCAGTCTTCCGTAATGATGTATTTTGGAATACCCAAGAAAAAGAAACTCTCACTTGGGATGAAATTGCACGTTGCCCCCTCAGTTTATCTGGTGGTTCTGTGCGAATGCTCATGCAAAGCGCCAGTCGTCTGTTTAATAACTTAAATGTAATCTCTGTAACAACGACAAAAAGCTCAGCCATTGAATGGGCTCAACTTGGCCGTACGGTGGCTATCATCCCTATGGATTTACAAGAGAAAGTGCATGGACGTAAAATGACACGCATTCGCTTACCAGAATTAGCTACAGGTTTTCATAAAAGTTTTATTACTATTAAAGGCCATAGTCCATCCCTAGTAGCCAAACAATTCTTAGAATTTTATCAAGGTATCATGTAA
- a CDS encoding glutaredoxin yields MKEILGFHLNGCPYCKNAFKAIEELKAENPAYGNIKINWVEDQDAHELFKTHPYEYYPNLWFDLDKQYEAKPGESYEETKQLIKAVFDKAL; encoded by the coding sequence ATGAAAGAAATTTTAGGTTTCCATTTAAACGGTTGTCCTTATTGCAAAAATGCATTTAAAGCTATTGAAGAATTAAAAGCTGAAAATCCAGCCTACGGCAATATTAAAATTAATTGGGTTGAAGATCAAGACGCACACGAATTATTCAAAACACATCCTTATGAATACTATCCAAATCTTTGGTTTGATTTAGACAAACAATATGAAGCTAAACCTGGCGAAAGCTATGAGGAAACAAAACAATTAATTAAAGCTGTCTTTGACAAAGCTTTATAA
- a CDS encoding amino acid permease yields MNQELEPVPGSHTNEKQTLARGLKNRHVQLIAIGGAIGTGLFLGSGHSIALAGPSILFAYIITGGICFLMMRALGELLLSNTNYHTFIEFVQDYMGEKAAFVTGWTYWFCWISVAMADITAVGIYVKYWFPNIEAWIPSLVTLFILLLMNLLTVKLFGELEFWFACIKVVAILALIGLGAYFIFTGYPTSVGVASFSNLWSHGGWFPQGVNGFIQSFQMVVFAFAGIELVGLTAGETENPKKVIPQSINSIPIRIILFYVGALGIIMSIFPWDSVNPDRSPFVEVFLAVGIVGAASIVNFVVLTSAASACNSGVFSTSRLLYSLAKRSHAPGMLEILTNKQVPANALFLSVLVICLVVALQYVIAEGVFVIITSVATFCFLYIWGIITICHMKFVKARPDLAIKSTFKMPLFPILNYAVLAFFAFVIVTLAFNPATRVALFVTPVWFILLLLIYELKKEIS; encoded by the coding sequence ATGAATCAAGAATTGGAACCAGTGCCAGGCTCGCATACGAATGAAAAACAAACTCTGGCTAGAGGATTAAAAAATCGTCATGTACAACTCATTGCTATTGGTGGTGCTATTGGTACAGGTTTATTTTTAGGATCTGGTCATTCTATTGCATTAGCTGGTCCGTCCATATTATTTGCTTATATAATTACGGGCGGTATTTGTTTTTTGATGATGCGAGCTTTAGGGGAATTGCTTTTATCAAATACGAATTATCATACATTTATTGAGTTTGTTCAAGACTATATGGGAGAAAAGGCAGCCTTTGTTACAGGTTGGACGTACTGGTTTTGTTGGATTTCAGTGGCAATGGCTGACATAACAGCTGTGGGGATTTATGTGAAATATTGGTTCCCCAATATTGAAGCATGGATTCCCAGTTTAGTTACTTTGTTCATTTTATTATTGATGAATTTATTGACTGTTAAATTATTTGGCGAATTAGAATTTTGGTTTGCTTGTATTAAAGTGGTTGCTATTTTGGCCTTAATAGGTTTAGGCGCTTATTTTATTTTTACAGGATATCCTACTTCAGTGGGCGTCGCTAGTTTTAGTAATTTATGGAGTCATGGTGGCTGGTTTCCTCAAGGTGTTAACGGATTTATTCAATCATTTCAAATGGTTGTATTTGCTTTTGCTGGTATTGAATTGGTAGGCTTGACGGCGGGGGAGACAGAGAATCCTAAAAAAGTTATCCCTCAATCAATTAATAGTATCCCTATTCGCATTATTCTTTTTTACGTGGGGGCTTTAGGGATTATTATGAGTATTTTTCCTTGGGATTCAGTGAACCCTGATAGAAGTCCTTTTGTGGAAGTATTTTTAGCCGTAGGGATTGTAGGGGCCGCCTCTATTGTAAATTTCGTAGTATTGACATCGGCAGCGTCTGCTTGTAATAGTGGTGTGTTTAGCACAAGTCGTTTACTGTATTCTTTAGCTAAGCGAAGTCATGCACCTGGTATGTTAGAAATATTAACCAATAAGCAAGTTCCGGCTAACGCCCTCTTTTTATCTGTTTTAGTTATATGCTTAGTGGTAGCCTTACAATATGTGATTGCTGAAGGGGTTTTCGTTATTATTACAAGTGTGGCCACTTTTTGTTTTCTTTATATCTGGGGCATTATTACCATATGCCATATGAAATTTGTTAAGGCACGGCCTGATTTGGCCATTAAGAGTACGTTTAAAATGCCATTATTTCCAATTTTGAATTATGCAGTATTGGCGTTCTTTGCTTTTGTTATTGTTACACTAGCCTTTAATCCGGCCACTCGTGTTGCTTTATTTGTAACGCCAGTATGGTTTATTCTATTATTACTAATTTATGAATTGAAAAAAGAAATTTCGTAA
- a CDS encoding DUF362 domain-containing protein, whose protein sequence is MGKISRRNFFKMAGIAAGGVLLPSFSKLTTAKSNIGGVTMSQNDSISKAKVYFTKHIDAEHLIALYDRINEGIYGKVGIKLHTGEKHGPNILPRDMVKAFQGHIPNSVIVETNTMYGGDRYTTADHRETLKVNGFDFCPVDILDEEGDVNFPVRNGKHLQEVAMGKHLADYDSLVVLTHFKGHAMGGFGGSLKNIAIGCASGQVGKRQVHGYLEGPMPPEAAAWGEMPLQDHLMERMADSGKAIVDYFGKHIVFLNVMRRMSVDCDCAGVMAAEPTISDIGIVASTDILAVDQASIDLVWSMPANEKQDLVERVESRHGLHQLQAMRDLKMGNENYELISID, encoded by the coding sequence ATGGGAAAGATATCGAGACGTAATTTCTTTAAAATGGCGGGGATAGCAGCTGGTGGCGTATTGTTGCCTAGTTTTTCTAAATTGACAACGGCCAAGTCTAATATAGGAGGTGTGACTATGAGTCAAAATGATAGTATTTCAAAAGCAAAAGTATATTTTACAAAGCATATTGATGCGGAACATTTAATTGCTTTATATGATCGAATTAATGAAGGGATTTATGGCAAAGTAGGTATTAAATTACATACAGGCGAGAAACATGGGCCTAATATTTTACCTCGTGATATGGTAAAAGCTTTTCAAGGACATATACCCAATAGTGTGATTGTGGAAACCAATACTATGTATGGTGGCGATCGTTATACGACAGCAGACCATCGTGAAACGTTGAAAGTTAATGGTTTTGACTTTTGTCCAGTTGATATTTTGGATGAAGAGGGAGATGTGAATTTTCCAGTTCGCAATGGTAAACATTTACAAGAAGTGGCCATGGGTAAACATTTAGCCGACTATGATTCTTTGGTGGTATTAACTCATTTTAAAGGACATGCTATGGGTGGTTTTGGCGGCTCATTAAAGAATATTGCTATTGGTTGTGCTTCCGGTCAAGTGGGTAAGCGACAAGTTCATGGCTATTTAGAAGGGCCTATGCCACCGGAAGCCGCTGCTTGGGGTGAAATGCCACTGCAGGATCATTTAATGGAACGGATGGCTGATTCAGGCAAAGCTATAGTTGATTATTTTGGTAAACACATTGTCTTTTTAAATGTAATGCGCCGCATGTCAGTAGATTGTGACTGTGCTGGTGTTATGGCAGCGGAACCCACTATTTCTGATATTGGTATTGTAGCATCTACTGATATTTTAGCTGTAGATCAAGCAAGCATTGATTTAGTATGGTCTATGCCTGCTAATGAAAAGCAGGATTTAGTAGAACGAGTCGAATCTCGCCATGGTCTTCATCAGTTGCAAGCTATGAGGGATTTGAAAATGGGCAATGAAAACTATGAATTAATTTCTATTGACTAA
- the thrS gene encoding threonine--tRNA ligase: MSEVKIILPDNSERSYAAGTTLGETVKQLSNSLAKKVLAADVDGELTDLREVVKDGSHVSFLTFEQQGGKDTLRHSASHIMAQAIKRLWPEAQLAIGPAIENGFYYDIDMEHVLVPEDLAKIEAEMQKIVKANFPIEKELIARDEALKLFKEKNEAYKVELIEDLPVDAEISMYRQGEFLDLCAGPHVASTGKVKAFKLQSLAGAYWRGDEKNKMLQRIYGTAFEKKEELEEYLHLLEEAARRDHRKLGKELGLFVIKEQGPGFPFFLPKGMALRNELENFWREVHHDFDYEEVRTPIILNRQLWEQSGHWFHYRENMYTTMIDEEDYAIKPMNCPGSILVYQNDMHSYRDFPIRMAELGLVHRHELSGALHGLFRVRSFTQDDAHVFMLPSQIKAELIKVIELFDRIYSQFGLTYTVELSTKPDNAMGDDAIWESATNALREAIEEKQIPYQINEGDGAFYGPKLDFHIRDSIGRTWQCGTIQLDMNLPERFQMEYIGEDGQKHQPIMIHRACFGSMERFIGILIEHYAGAFPTWLAPVQVKILPISEKHVEYAQKLRDAFKKSYIRVELDDRSEKIGYKIRQAQMEKVPYMLVVGDKEEQEGTVAVRSRSEGEKGAVKWDDFLANILEEVKNRK, from the coding sequence ATGAGTGAAGTAAAAATTATTTTACCTGACAACAGTGAACGTTCTTATGCAGCGGGCACTACTTTAGGAGAAACGGTTAAACAATTATCCAATAGTTTAGCGAAGAAAGTATTAGCCGCTGATGTAGATGGTGAGTTAACTGATTTACGGGAAGTCGTAAAAGATGGTTCTCATGTTAGCTTTTTGACATTTGAACAGCAAGGTGGTAAAGACACTTTACGCCATAGTGCGTCTCATATTATGGCACAGGCTATTAAACGCCTTTGGCCAGAAGCACAACTTGCTATTGGTCCAGCGATTGAAAATGGCTTCTATTATGACATTGATATGGAACATGTATTGGTGCCAGAAGATTTAGCAAAAATTGAAGCAGAAATGCAGAAAATTGTGAAAGCTAATTTCCCTATTGAAAAAGAATTGATTGCTCGTGATGAAGCACTTAAATTATTCAAAGAAAAGAATGAAGCATATAAAGTAGAATTAATTGAAGATTTACCAGTTGATGCTGAAATCTCTATGTATCGTCAAGGGGAGTTTCTTGATCTTTGTGCCGGTCCACATGTAGCTTCTACTGGTAAAGTTAAAGCCTTCAAATTGCAGAGCTTAGCTGGTGCTTACTGGCGTGGTGATGAAAAAAATAAAATGTTACAACGTATTTATGGTACTGCTTTTGAAAAGAAAGAAGAATTAGAAGAATACTTACATTTATTAGAAGAAGCAGCTCGTCGTGATCATCGTAAATTAGGTAAAGAGTTGGGTCTCTTTGTTATTAAAGAACAAGGCCCTGGGTTCCCATTCTTCTTACCAAAAGGCATGGCGCTTCGCAATGAATTAGAAAATTTCTGGCGTGAAGTACACCATGACTTTGATTATGAAGAAGTTCGTACGCCTATTATCTTGAATCGTCAACTTTGGGAACAATCGGGTCACTGGTTCCATTACCGTGAAAATATGTATACAACTATGATTGATGAAGAAGATTATGCAATTAAACCAATGAACTGCCCAGGTAGTATCTTGGTTTATCAAAATGATATGCATTCTTATCGTGACTTCCCAATTCGTATGGCTGAGCTTGGTCTTGTACATCGTCATGAATTATCAGGTGCGTTGCATGGTCTATTCCGTGTACGTAGTTTCACACAAGATGATGCGCATGTATTCATGTTGCCATCTCAGATTAAAGCTGAATTGATTAAAGTCATTGAACTTTTTGACCGAATTTATAGTCAATTTGGTTTAACGTATACTGTAGAATTGAGTACTAAACCTGATAATGCAATGGGCGATGATGCTATTTGGGAATCGGCTACTAATGCACTTCGTGAAGCAATTGAAGAGAAACAAATTCCTTACCAAATTAACGAAGGGGATGGCGCTTTCTATGGCCCTAAATTAGACTTCCATATTCGTGATTCTATTGGTCGTACTTGGCAGTGTGGTACTATCCAATTAGATATGAACTTACCTGAACGCTTCCAAATGGAATACATTGGTGAAGATGGTCAAAAACATCAGCCAATCATGATTCACCGTGCATGCTTCGGTTCTATGGAACGCTTCATCGGTATCTTGATTGAGCATTATGCGGGGGCATTCCCAACTTGGTTGGCACCAGTACAAGTAAAAATCTTGCCTATTAGCGAAAAACATGTAGAATATGCGCAAAAATTACGTGATGCTTTCAAAAAATCTTACATTCGTGTAGAATTAGACGATCGTAGTGAAAAGATTGGCTACAAGATTCGTCAAGCACAGATGGAAAAAGTGCCTTACATGTTAGTTGTAGGGGACAAAGAAGAACAAGAAGGTACTGTAGCGGTTCGCAGCCGCTCTGAAGGTGAAAAAGGAGCTGTTAAATGGGACGACTTCTTGGCTAACATTTTAGAAGAAGTTAAAAACCGTAAATAA
- a CDS encoding DUF4911 domain-containing protein codes for MDEAYVYFKISPAETNYVNRILEGYEYLGVMTTLQRAEGICMVRCTPDTEPLVRQVLASLDIELTFLESYTNEF; via the coding sequence TTGGATGAAGCTTATGTATATTTTAAGATTTCACCAGCGGAGACAAATTATGTAAATCGTATATTAGAAGGATACGAGTATTTAGGCGTTATGACGACTTTACAACGAGCGGAAGGGATTTGTATGGTTCGTTGTACGCCTGATACAGAACCTTTAGTACGTCAAGTATTAGCTAGTTTAGATATAGAATTAACCTTTTTGGAATCCTATACGAATGAGTTTTAA
- a CDS encoding peptidase U32 family protein, translating into MNRQIEVLSPAGNMDKLKMAIRYGADAVYCAGQSFGLRASSSNFSNEQLKEAVDFVHSHGKKIYVTCNIIPHNEDLVGLEDYLKFLESIGVDAIIVADLGIFLLAKRVAPNLERHVSTQANTTNYLTTEFWKEQGASRVVVAREVSIADIKTMKEAADIEIEAFVHGAMCISYSGRCLLSNYFTTRDANRGQCTQACRWKYSLVEENRPGEYYPIEEDQHGTYIFNSKDLCLLKYIPDLVEAGVDSLKIEGRMKSVHYAATVTKVYREAVDTYLADPAHYEVKPEWIEELEKISHRPYTEGFSVEKPDETAQNYGASSNTQTHDFIGLVEGYNAEEGYAYLEQRNNFKVGDEVEFCQPHGELVHHVITKMTDEDGNEITVAPHAQMKVRLYIDTPLEEYAMMRRKCKVKGQ; encoded by the coding sequence ATGAATAGACAAATTGAAGTATTGTCACCAGCTGGCAATATGGATAAATTAAAAATGGCCATTCGTTATGGCGCCGATGCTGTATATTGTGCAGGCCAATCTTTTGGTTTGCGTGCTAGCAGTTCAAATTTTAGTAATGAACAGCTAAAAGAAGCTGTTGATTTTGTACATAGTCATGGTAAAAAGATTTATGTTACATGTAATATTATTCCTCACAATGAAGATTTGGTAGGTTTAGAAGATTATTTGAAATTCCTAGAGTCTATTGGTGTAGATGCCATTATTGTAGCTGACTTAGGTATCTTTTTGCTCGCTAAGCGTGTAGCACCTAATTTGGAACGGCACGTAAGTACGCAAGCGAATACAACGAATTATTTAACGACTGAATTTTGGAAAGAACAAGGGGCAAGCCGTGTTGTAGTAGCTCGTGAAGTGAGTATTGCTGACATTAAAACTATGAAAGAGGCCGCTGATATTGAGATTGAAGCCTTCGTTCATGGCGCTATGTGTATTTCCTATTCTGGTCGTTGCTTATTAAGTAATTATTTTACGACTCGTGATGCTAATCGAGGTCAATGTACCCAGGCTTGTCGCTGGAAATACTCTTTGGTAGAAGAAAATCGTCCTGGTGAATACTATCCGATTGAAGAAGATCAACATGGGACTTATATTTTCAACTCAAAAGATCTTTGCTTATTAAAATATATTCCTGATTTGGTAGAAGCAGGCGTAGATAGTTTGAAAATTGAAGGTCGTATGAAGAGTGTTCATTATGCAGCTACCGTAACAAAAGTATATCGTGAAGCAGTAGATACCTATTTAGCAGATCCAGCGCATTATGAAGTGAAACCAGAATGGATTGAAGAATTAGAAAAAATTTCTCATCGTCCATATACGGAAGGTTTTTCTGTAGAAAAACCAGATGAAACGGCGCAAAATTATGGTGCTTCTAGTAATACACAGACTCATGACTTTATTGGTCTTGTTGAAGGGTATAATGCTGAGGAAGGGTATGCATATCTAGAGCAGCGTAATAATTTCAAAGTAGGGGATGAAGTAGAATTCTGTCAGCCTCATGGGGAATTAGTTCATCATGTGATTACAAAGATGACTGATGAAGATGGAAATGAAATTACAGTGGCTCCACATGCCCAGATGAAGGTGCGCTTATACATTGATACACCATTAGAAGAGTATGCGATGATGCGTCGTAAATGTAAAGTTAAAGGGCAATAG
- a CDS encoding O-methyltransferase has product MEIKEILNEQRIYAVLNKVPILRESEVHLFEELIGLYRPNRVLEVGTAIGYSTLLLAKHAAPDAEIVSIELDEKRHGMAQYYIGQSPYKDNITLHLGDANEVLTSLTGHFDLVFLDGPKGQYGRQLELILPHLSPQAVVLADNVLFRGYVRGDKEAPHRYKTIVKRLREFLAVVEDKTKFNTTIYPLGDGMSVSIWKGNK; this is encoded by the coding sequence ATGGAGATTAAAGAGATTTTAAATGAACAACGCATTTATGCAGTTCTTAATAAAGTGCCCATATTGCGTGAATCAGAAGTACATTTATTTGAAGAACTCATTGGCTTATACCGACCTAATCGAGTGTTAGAAGTAGGTACTGCTATTGGTTATTCTACCTTATTATTAGCTAAACATGCAGCCCCAGATGCTGAAATAGTGTCCATAGAACTAGATGAAAAGCGACATGGCATGGCGCAGTATTATATAGGGCAGTCACCTTATAAAGATAATATTACATTGCACTTAGGAGATGCTAATGAAGTGTTAACTTCATTAACCGGCCACTTTGATTTAGTTTTTTTAGATGGCCCTAAGGGTCAATATGGGCGGCAGTTAGAACTCATTTTGCCTCATTTGTCACCGCAGGCGGTTGTATTAGCTGATAATGTTCTTTTTAGAGGATATGTGCGAGGCGATAAAGAGGCACCTCATCGATATAAGACAATTGTGAAACGACTGCGTGAATTTTTAGCTGTCGTAGAAGATAAAACGAAATTTAATACGACCATTTATCCGTTAGGAGATGGTATGAGTGTGAGTATTTGGAAAGGTAATAAGTAA
- the mltG gene encoding endolytic transglycosylase MltG, translating into MSRRLKWIGVSVLGILLILCIAATVIYLKPNSMVKKPQDVVFTVNKDQTGAEIGDMLYEKGIISSPTTFRLALRLTGSVDKLQQGYYQIPQNASLRDVIKLLQKGKLQTIKVTIPEGYTIQQIADELEKDGLASKMAFLETAKTYVPYQYMYGPSKVDYRVEGFLFPNTYEIPVDSTPEDILKRMAGELNKQLTPAIREQIAAKNMTIFEFITLASLVEKEAMFDEDRPIIAAVFLKRLQIGMPLQSCASIQYILGYPKPHLSIEDTELPSPYNTYLNKGLPPGPIANPGMKSMEAVLNAPSTEYLFFVADKEGHHHFTKTYEEHLQVVESIYGE; encoded by the coding sequence ATGAGCAGACGATTGAAGTGGATAGGAGTTTCTGTATTAGGAATACTACTTATCCTTTGCATCGCCGCCACCGTTATCTATTTAAAACCCAATAGTATGGTAAAAAAGCCTCAAGATGTGGTATTTACGGTCAATAAGGATCAAACAGGTGCTGAAATTGGTGATATGTTATATGAGAAGGGGATTATTAGCTCGCCTACTACCTTCCGCTTAGCCTTGCGTCTTACTGGTTCCGTAGATAAATTACAACAAGGCTATTATCAAATTCCACAAAATGCTAGTCTACGAGATGTGATTAAATTATTGCAAAAAGGAAAGTTACAAACTATTAAAGTAACAATTCCTGAAGGGTATACTATTCAGCAGATTGCAGATGAATTAGAAAAAGATGGGCTTGCTTCTAAGATGGCTTTCTTAGAAACGGCTAAAACGTATGTACCTTATCAATATATGTATGGACCTAGCAAGGTAGATTATCGTGTAGAAGGGTTCTTATTCCCTAATACATATGAAATCCCTGTGGACAGTACACCAGAAGATATTTTAAAGCGTATGGCAGGTGAACTCAATAAACAATTGACGCCAGCTATACGGGAGCAAATTGCGGCAAAGAATATGACTATTTTTGAATTCATTACACTTGCTTCCTTAGTAGAGAAAGAAGCTATGTTTGATGAAGATCGTCCTATTATTGCGGCCGTATTTTTAAAACGTTTGCAAATTGGTATGCCTTTACAATCTTGTGCTAGCATTCAGTATATTTTGGGGTATCCAAAGCCTCATTTATCCATTGAGGATACGGAATTGCCAAGTCCATATAATACATATCTTAATAAGGGCTTACCGCCAGGACCGATTGCGAATCCAGGCATGAAATCTATGGAAGCTGTGCTTAATGCACCAAGCACAGAGTATTTATTTTTTGTAGCAGATAAGGAAGGTCACCATCACTTTACTAAAACTTATGAAGAACATTTACAAGTAGTTGAATCTATTTATGGAGAGTAA
- a CDS encoding DUF1292 domain-containing protein: MVEQGYEGEMSVVVIDDGEGNEMYYEEDMIINHEGKEFAVLISLPPEECEPGCKCHEEPEVIIARIDQEDGEDVYVAPTDEEFESVLALYEAGLDEE; the protein is encoded by the coding sequence ATGGTAGAACAAGGGTATGAAGGCGAAATGTCGGTAGTGGTCATTGATGACGGCGAAGGCAATGAAATGTATTATGAAGAAGATATGATCATCAACCATGAAGGTAAAGAATTTGCAGTTCTTATTTCTTTGCCACCAGAAGAATGTGAACCTGGCTGTAAATGCCATGAAGAACCAGAAGTTATCATTGCTCGCATCGATCAAGAAGATGGCGAAGATGTATATGTAGCGCCTACAGATGAAGAATTTGAAAGCGTATTGGCCCTTTATGAAGCAGGTCTTGACGAAGAATAA
- the ruvX gene encoding Holliday junction resolvase RuvX yields MRIMSLDVGSRTIGVACSDALYLTAQGIETIRRTSLEKDFQRLQELITEYEVEELVVGMPKNMNGTKGDRALKTEEFVAKMQEVIATPVTFWDERLSTVMAERSLIAADVSRKKRKTVIDKMAAVVILQGYLDSRKWQR; encoded by the coding sequence ATGAGAATTATGTCATTAGACGTGGGTAGTCGGACTATCGGTGTGGCATGCAGTGATGCCTTATATTTGACGGCACAAGGAATTGAAACAATTCGTCGTACATCCTTAGAAAAGGATTTTCAGCGATTACAAGAACTCATTACAGAATATGAAGTAGAAGAACTTGTAGTGGGGATGCCTAAAAATATGAATGGGACAAAAGGTGACCGTGCACTTAAGACGGAAGAATTTGTTGCAAAGATGCAGGAAGTCATTGCTACACCTGTAACGTTTTGGGATGAACGACTCTCTACTGTTATGGCAGAGCGTTCGTTGATTGCTGCGGATGTAAGCCGTAAGAAACGTAAAACAGTAATCGATAAAATGGCAGCCGTTGTCATATTACAGGGGTATTTAGATAGTCGCAAATGGCAGCGATAA
- a CDS encoding IreB family regulatory phosphoprotein, with protein sequence MSVSDETMMFQKVNDVPSAGEVLRDVYHALQEKGYNPVEQIVGFLISGEPTYITSYNNARSMIRRLDRDELIEELVVEYVKAKKL encoded by the coding sequence ATGAGTGTATCAGACGAAACTATGATGTTTCAAAAAGTAAATGATGTTCCTTCCGCTGGTGAAGTATTACGTGATGTATATCACGCTTTACAAGAAAAGGGATATAATCCTGTGGAACAAATTGTAGGTTTTCTTATCTCGGGCGAGCCTACTTATATTACGAGCTATAATAATGCTCGTAGCATGATTCGTCGCTTAGATCGTGATGAATTGATTGAAGAGCTTGTTGTAGAATATGTAAAGGCTAAGAAACTGTAA